GCGCAGCTCCATCATGGCGTCCCAAGGGTCAGCACGAGACATACGGTCAAGGCTTTCCATCAAGAGGTAAGACCCTTGAGGAATTGCGCCTTGCTGGACCGCAACGAGGAACTCGCCTAGCTTCCCCGTCTGGATATTCGCGCCACGGAACGCCGATACGCCGAGGTCAGCAAAAGACCTAGTGTCCAGCACAAGGCCGTGCTCTCGCGCATACCGGGCGGCAAGCTCAGTCTGGCGACGGAAGCTATCACCGCGCATTTGCTCAGGCGTCGAGAACCGGAGGTATGAGAAGGCGAGGGGAGGAGAGGCCACAGACATAAAAATCTCCATCAATGTGAAAAGGTCTCTTGTCAATACCATGCTGATGATCGGCCCGCCGGGCGCGGGAAAGTCGATGCTGGCGCAGCGCCTTCCCTCCATCCTGCCGCGGCTCGCGCCGCGCGAGCTTCTCGAGGTGTCGGTGGTGGCCTCGCTCGCCGGCGAGATCGCCAGCGGCAGGCTGTCGGATCGCCGGCCCTTCCGCGCCCCGCACCATTCAGCGACCATGCCCGCCCTTGTCGGCGGCGGCGCGCGGCTGCGGCCGGGCGAGGCCTCGCTCGCCCATTGCGGGGTGCTGTTCCTCGACGAATTGCCGGAGTTCTCCCCGCAGGTGCTGGATTCGCTGCGCCAGCCGCTGGAGACGGGCGAATGCGTCGTCGCCCGCGCCAATGGCAGCGTTTCCTTTCCCGCCCGCTTCCAGCTGATCGCGGCGATGAATCCGTGCCGCTGCGGCATGGCGGGCGAGCCGGGCTTCCGCTGCGCCCGCGGCCCGCGCTGTGAGAGCGACTACCGGGCGCGGATTTCCGGGCCGCTGCTCGACCGCATCGACCTGCGCATCGACGTGCCGGCGGTATCCGCCGCCGATCTCATCGCCCCGTCGCGTTCCGAGGCGAGCGCGGCGGTGGCGCATCGCGTCGCGCTTGCCCGCGAGGTCCAGGGGCGGCGCTACCAGGCGTTCGGCCTCGATCCGGCGACCACCAACGCGCAATGCCCGGTGGCGGTGATCGAGGAGGTCGCCGCGCCGGACCATGCCGGAGCCGCGCTGCTGCGCGACGCGAGCGAGAAGCTGGCGCTCTCGGCTCGCGCCTATCATCGCGTGCTCAAGGTCGCCCGCACCCTCGCCGACCTTGACGGCACTGAGACGGTCGGGCGCATGCATCTGGCGGAGGCCATCTCGTGGCGGATGACGAATGAAAGGCAGGCGCGGGCGGCGTAGGCGGGTATCGCACAGGCGGGAGGAGGAACAGGCCGGAGCAGCGGGGAGGGCGTTCGTCGGGTTCGTCGCCCCGTCCGCTCGATGCGGTCGGGCTCACGCGACGCAGGGCGATTCCGTCTGGCTGCAAGGCTCTGGCCAGCTTGCGAGGCTTGGGAAAGAAAGACGCCCGCGAGAGGCGGGCGTCTTCGATTGGATAGATTTTTCCGCCGGGTCACGAAGGCTTCCCGGCAGCGGAAAGTGTCAGCGCTTGCGGCCGAGGCCGGTCTTCTTGGCCAGCGCGGAGCGGGCCGCGGCGTAGTTGGGGGCGACCATCGGATAGTTGGGCTCGAGGCCCCACTTCTCGCGATACTGTTCCGGCGTCAGGCCGTAATGGGTCATCAGGTGACGCTTCAGCGACTTGAACTTCTTGCCGTCCTCGAGGCAGATGATGTAGTCGTCGAAGACCGAACGCTTCGGGTTGACGGCAGGCTTCTGCTTTTCTGCGGGGGCTTGCTCGGGAACGCTGCCGACCCGGCCGAGCGCGGCATGAACTTCGGCGATGAGATTGGGAAGCTCGGCCGCCGGTACGGGGTTGTTGCTGACATAGGCCGAGACGAGATCGGCCGTCAGCTCAAGTAGAATATCCTGATTGGCGGTAGGTGTTTCGGAATTGCTCATTAACATGGCCCTGATGGTGAATAGATGGAATGAACGGGGCGCATGCACCCCGCCATGACGCGTGGTGACGCCTTTTGGCGGCGCCTTCGATTCACGCAATCGTTTCATAAATGATCCCGATCACGTAACAAGTCAATTCAATGCCCGGAAAAAGACGGAAGTAGAACGCGAGATTCCGGTTTCATTTGCATTCATCTTGAGGCTGCGCCGGTTACACTGTGTATCAATCGGTGATTGATCTGCATCTTCGTGCAACTTTAAGTAAACTGGCCGAACCGGATCGTGGACGGATCGTCGCCGGGGCGGCTGTGGGCCCCGGCATCCTTTTTCGCGCGAGGCGGTCGGGCGGGGCGGAAAGTGCCGTGGCGGGCTGGAAAGGCCGGACTATCCCGTTGTTTTGGCCCGGTTTATGTCGCCGTGACGATTTCGCCCGCCGGCAATATGGTCTATTGCGCAACCGTCGCGAACCGCATGCGGGTCGCGGCTACCGACCATCGAGGAGCGCCCTTCATGACCCGTCCTGCTTCCTTTCCCGTCCTTCTCCCGCCGCGGGCCGAGGCGCGTCCGGTCACGGATGTCCGCCACGGCATCGCGCGCACGGATGAGTATGGCTGGCTGCGCGCCGACAACTGGCAGCAGGTTTTCCGCGACCCTTCCGTGCTCGATCCGGCGATCCGCAGCCATCTCGACGCCGAGAACGCCTACCAGAGCGAGCTGATGGCCGACACGGCCGCGCTGCGAGAGGCGCTGTTCGGGGAGATGAAGGGCCGGATCAAGGAGGACGATTCGAGCGTGCCGATGAAGGACGGGCCCTTCGCCTACGGCACCTCCTACCGCACCGGCGGCCAGCATCCGCGCTTCTTCCGCACGCCGCGCGACGGCGGCGCGGAGACGATCCTGATCGACGGCGACGCGGAGGCCGCCGGCAAGGCCTATTTCCGCCTCGGCGGCGCCGATCATTCCTCCGATCACCGGCTGCTCCTGTGGAGCTGCGACGACAAGGGCTCGGAGTTCTTCACCCTCAAGGTGCGCGACGCCGAGACCGGGACTGATTTCAAGGACGAGATCGCCGACACAGGCGGCTCGGGCGAATGGGACGCCGCCAATCGGGGCTTCTTCTATACCCGGCTCGACGAGAACCATCGCCCGTCGCGCATCTTCCACCACCGGCTGGGCGACGACCCGGCCACGGATCGCCTGATCTACGAGGAGACGGATCCCGGCTTCTTCATGGACGTTGCCGGCACGCGGCTCAACGACTGGATCATGATCGGCATCAACGATCACGAAACCAGCGAATACCGCCTGCTTCCGGCATCCGACCCGCAGGCGGAGCCGGTGCTGGTCAAGGCGCGCGAGGAAGGCGTGCAATACGATCTGGAGGCGGGCGGCGACGTCTTCTTCATCCTGACCAATTCGGGCGGAGCGAAGGATTTCCGCATCATGACCGCGCCGGTGTCGGACCCGCGCGAGGAGAACTGGCGCGAGCTGGTGCCGCACGAGCCGGGCCGGCTGATCCTGTCGATCCTCGCCTTCCGCGACTGGCTGGTGCGGCTGGAGCGCAAGGACGGCCTGCCGCGCATCGTCGTGCGCGCCCGCGCCGGCGGCGAGGAGCACGTCATCGCCTTCGACGAGGAGGCCTATTCACTGGGGCTCAACGGCTCCTACGAATACGACACCGACGTGATCCGCTTTTCCTATTCGTCGATGACGACACCGGCCCAGGTGTTCGACTACGACATGCGCACGCGCGAGCGCACGCTTCTGAAGACGCAGGAAGTGCCTTCGGGGCACGATCCGGAGGATTACGTCACCCGCCGGCTGATGGCGAAGGCTGAGGACGGCGCGCTGGTGCCGATCTCGGTGCTCTACCGCAAGGATACGCCGCTCGACGGCTCCGCGCCCTGCCTGCTCTACGGCTACGGCGCCTACGGAATCTCGATTCCGGCCGGGTTCAACACCAACTGCCTGTCGCTGGCCGATCGCGGCTTCGTCTACGCCATCGCCCATATCCGCGGCGGCAAGGACAAGGGCTATGCCTGGTACGAGGACGGCAAGCGCGAGAAGAAGCGCAACACCTTCAGCGACTTCATCGCCGCGGGCCGGCATCTGGCAGCGGAAGGGTTCACCGCCCATGACCGGATCGTGGCGCAGGGCGGCTCGGCCGGGGGCATGCTGATGGGCGCGGTCGCCAACATGGCGCCGCAGGACTTCGCCGGCATCATCGCCGAGGTGCCGTTCGTCGACGTGCTCAACACCATGCTCGACGCCAGCCTGCCGCTCACCCCACCGGAATGGCCCGAATGGGGCAATCCGATCGAATCGGCCGAGGACTACCGGACGATCGCCGCATATTCGCCCTACGACAATGTCGGGCGGCAGGCCTATCCGCCGATCCTCGCCGTCGCCGGCCTCACCGACCCGCGCGTCACCTATTGGGAACCGGCGAAATGGGTGGCGCGGCTGCGCGCCATGAAGACCGACGACAATCCGATCCTGTTCCGCATCAACATGGACGCCGGCCATGCCGGCGCGTCGGGGCGGTTCTCGCGCCTCGAGGAGATCGCATATTCCTACGCCTTCGCGCTGAAGGTGACCGGCAAGGCGTGAGCGCAGGCGGGGGGCATCTCCCGCCGCCTGCCGGGCTCAGTAGGCGTCGGGGTGCGCCGGGATCGCCTTCAGATAGGCGGCGATGGCCTCGCGGTCGGAGGCGGGAAGCTCGGCCATGTTGCGCACCACCGAGGCCATCTTGCCGCCGACGGAATCGTAGTCGGGCGTGAAGCCGCTTTCGAGCAGCACGACGATGTCGTCCTCGCTCCAGTCTCCGAGGCCGCCTTCGCCGGAGGTGATGTTGTCGATGGTGCCGCGCCCTTCCATCGAGGCCGCGCCGGCCAGCCAGCGGCTGGTGTCCAGCCCGCCGAAGGCGTTGCGCGGCGTGTGGCACTCGCCGCAATGGCCCGGCCCCTCGACCAGATATTGCCCGCGGGCGACCTCAGGCGAGGGATCGTCGAGCGCGACCGCGGGGGAGGGGGTCAGGTAAAGCCGTTTCCACAGGCCGATGCCGCGGCGGACGTTGAACGGGAAACCGATCTCATTGGCGCCGGCACTGCCTTCCACCGCCGGCAGCGTCTGCATGAAGGCGTGAAGGTCGCCGACATCCTCGATTCGCATGCGGGCATAGGAGGTGTAGGGGAAGGCCGGATAGTAATGCGCGCCCTCGGGCGAGACGCCGCGCAGCATGGCGTTGGCGAGGTCCTGCGCGCTCCAGCCGCCGATGCCGTCGCGCTCGTGCTGGGAGATGTTGGGGGCGACGAAGGTGCCGAACGCGGTGGCGAAGCGCTCGCCGCCGACGAGGCGCAGGCGATCCTCGCCCGTGGCGCCGGGCGCGGCGTGGCACGAGGCGCATCCGGCGGCCCAGAACACCTGTTCGCCGCGCGCCGCATCGCCCGGGCCGAGCGCGGCGAGCGTTGCGGCGACGAGCCGGTCGGGCTGGGTCATCAGCCAGAAGCCCGCGCCGCCCACCACCGCGAGCGCCACGCCGGCAATGGCGAGCTTGCGCAACAGAGCCATCGGAGCGCCTCCGATCCGTTATTCGTTGCGATATTTTTCATGGCACGAGCCGCAGCTTCCGCCGACCGGGCCGAAGGCGGCCTGGAAGGCGGCGAGGTCCTGCGGCGCGGCGGCGACAGCGGCCGCGACGGCCTGCGCATATTTCTCGTTCTCGGCCTTGTATGCGTCGAAATCGTCCCAGATCGCCGACGCGGCCTTGGTGTCGCCGGTGTCGCTGCCCTGCGGCCACAGCGCGTCGACGTCGGCGGCGGCTTCGGCATTGGTTTCCAGCTTCGCCAGCGCCTCGTTGACGGCTGCGGCGTCGAAATCGGCCCGGCCCTGGGCGATCGGGCCGAGGATGCGCATGATCTGGCCGCGCTCCTTCATGTTCGCCTGGCGCTGTTCGAGCGGGTCTGCGGCGGCGCCGGCGACCGTGATGGAAAGGGCGGCGGCGGCGAGGGCGAACAGTTTCATGAAATGCTCCGTTTGCTGGCAGATGCTGGCGCGAGAACGCGATCTTGTCGGATTCGTTCGCAAGATGAAGTCACAACCATGGTGCGGCGCGTCACGCTTGCGTGATGGTTGTTGCGCCAAAAGAAAAAGCCCCGGCGGACCGGGGCTTTCTGCTTGCGTCTTCGGCGAAGGCCGGCGCTTACCTGGTAGCCGCCTCGTAGCGCTCCAGCACGTAGTCCCAGTTGATGAGGCTGTCGACGAAGGCTTCGAGATATTTCGGGCGGGCGTTGCGGTAGTCGATGTAGTAGGAATGCTCCCACACGTCGACGCCGAGGATCGGGTCGCCGCCGTGGACCAGCGGGTTCTCGCCGTTCGGGGTCTTGGAGATCTCCAGCTTGCCGTCCTTGACCGAGACCCAGGCCCAGCCCGAGCCGAACTGGGTGGTGCCGGCATTGATGAAGTCGGCGCGGAACTTGTCGTAGCCACCGAGATCGGAATCGACCGCCTTCTGCAGCTTGCCCGGCAGGCTCTTGCCGCCGCCGCCCTTCTTCATCCACTTCCAGAAATGGATGTGGTTGTAGTGCTGGGCCGCGTTGTTGAAGAGGCCCTGGTTCTTGCCGAACGAGGCCTTCACTACCTCCTCGACCGACTTGCCTTCCATGCCGGCCTCGGCGGCGAGCTTGTTGCCGTTGTCGACATAGGCCTTGTGGTGCTTGTCGTGGTGATATTCGAGCGTCTCCTTCGACATGAAGGGCTGGAGCGCCTCGTAGTCGTAGGGCAGTTCGGGAAGTTCAAAGGCCATGGAAAATCTCCCTTCATGGATCGGTGGGGCGTACGATACCTCCTAGATAGGCGCGGCGCGCGACGGCGCAACGCCCATCCCGGATATGTTCCTTAGCGCCTATCGCACAGGTGTGGAATGCGCCCATTCCCAATAGAGCTCCCGCGCCTTCTTGGCCACGGGTCCGGGCTGAAGATCGCGGTTCTCCATGCGAATAACGGGCACGACCTTGGAATGGTTGCCGGTGGAGAAGATTTCGTCCGCGTTCATGAAATCGGCGACCGAAAGCGCCTTCTCGCTGACCCGGTAGCCGGCCGCGCCGAGCAGCGACATGGTGCGCGCGCGGGTGATTCCGGCGAGGAACGCGCCGTTGGCGACCGGGGTGAAGACGTGGCCGTCCTTGACCATGAACACGTTGGACGAGGCGGTTTCCGCCACGTTGCCCAGCATGTCGCGCACCAGCGCGTTGTCGTAGCCGCGCGCCTTGGCTTCCATGATGGCGCGGCCGTTGTTGGGATAAAGGCAGCCGGCCTTGGCGTTGGTCGGCATGGTCTCGACGGTCGGCCGGCGGAAGGGCGACACGGTCAGCGAAAAGCCGCTGGGCGGCAGCATCGGCGACTCGTAGAGGCAAAGGCAAAAGCGGGTAGTCTCCGGGTCGGCCGGCACGCCCATATAGCCGCCGTCCTCGGCCCAGTACATCGGCCGGATGTAGACGGCGGTGTCGCGGTCGAACTTGCGCAGGCCCTCCCATGTCAGCGCCTCGATCTCCTCGGCCGCCATGGTCGGCTTCAGCCCGAGCGCGGTGGCCGAGGCGTTGACGCGCTGGCAGTGAAGGTCGAGGTCGGGCGCGATGCCCTCGAACCAGCGCGCCCCGTCGAACACGCTCGAGCCCAGCCACATGGCATGGCTGCGCGGGCCGAGGATGGCGGGATTGCCTTCGTGCCAGTCTCCGTCGATGAAGGTCCAGGTGCGGCTCCAGGCGGGCGAGGGTCGGCTCATCGGGAATGTCCTTGCTATCGGGATTCTGTCTTTCAGGGCTTGTCTCAAGGCGGGCGAGCATCGAATGCTCTTTGGAAGCCCGCGTCAACCGACAGGAAAGAGGTTCCTTCGGTCCAGCCATAGCTTGCCAATCGCGTTGCTTGACCCCGGCAGAAGATTGGGATTGAAGTCCTGCGCGAAAGGCATGTTCCCATGGCATATTCGGCTTACGTCTTCGACGCCTACGGCACCCTGTTCGACGTGCATGCGGCCGTGCGCCGCCATGCCGGGGCGGTCGGCCCCGACGGCCAGCTCCTGTCGGAGATCTGGCGCGCCAAGCAGCTCGAATATTCGTGGACCCGCACGCTGATGGGCAGCTATCGCGACTTCTGGCAATTGACGGAAGAGGCGCTCGACTATGCCTTCCGCAAGGTGCCCACGGCCGACCCCGCCCAGCGGCAGAACCTCCTCGACGCCTATTGGCAGCTCGATTGCTACCCCGAGGTGCCGGCCGTGCTGAAGGCGCTGAAGGCGGCGGGCGGGCGAATCGCGATCCTGTCCAACGGCTCGCCCGCGATGCTCGAATCGGCCGTCCGCTCCGCCGCGCTCGACCTCGTCGTCGACGAGATCTTCTCGGTCGACGCGGTGCGCCGGTTCAAGACCGACCCGCAGGTCTACGACCTCGTCACCACCGCGTGGCGGCTCTATCCGCAGGCGGTGTCGTTCCAGTCCTCCAACCGGTGGGATATTGCCGGGGCGCAGAAATTCGGCTTCCGCACGGTGTGGATCAACCGCTCCAGCCAACCCGACGAATATCGAGACCACGAGCCGGAGCTGATCCTGCCGTCGCTGGAGGGGATGCTGAGCGCCATGTGAGCGATGCGACCGTCCGAACAGCACGGAATGTTACCGCGATGCAACAGACGGGTCTCGCTCCGGCGTTTGCGATTTGTTATCCATGTTTCGAGCAAATTTCGTGACAGCTTCTCCGCCCGGCTGGAATCGGGCGCGGTTTCAGGGGGAAAACCGTGCCGTACCCGGTCGTTTCAAAACCTGCCTTCAATAGCCCCGATGGAGCCGACGTGACCGCCGCCCTTGACAAGAATCCGCTTTCCCGACGCGCGCTGCTGGTCGCAGCGTCGGCGTCCGTCGCTTCGGTGGCCCTCGCGGGCTGCACCACCACCGAGGGCGGCCGCAGGCCGGGCGAGCGCCAGCCGGCGGAGCCGCCCGCGCCCAGCCTCGGCTCGCCGGCCGCGATGTATGCGGCGGTCAACGATGGCGGCCACGCGATTCCGGCCGTGCCGTGGGAGAAGATCAACAAGCGCTACCTGCGCCAGATCGTTCCGGACCCGACGGGCGAGGCGCCCGGCACCGTGGTCGTCGATACCGGCAACCATTTCCTTTATGTGGTGCAGCGGTTCGGCCGCTCGGTGCGCTACGGCGTCGGCCTCGGCCGCCAGGGTTTCGAATGGTCGGGCAAGGGCGTCATCGAGTGGAAGCAGCACTGGCCGCGCTGGCATCCGCCGGCAGAGATGATCGAGCGGCAGCCCGAGCTGAAGAAATACGCCACCGAATACGACCCCAAGACCAAGGAATGGAAGGGCGGCATGGCGCCCGGCGTCAACAACCCGCTCGGCGCGCGCGCGCTTTATATCTACCAGAACGGCAAGGACACGCTCTACCGCCTGCACGGTTCGCCGGAATGGGCGTCGATCGGCCGGTCGGTGTCCTCGGGCTGCGTGCGCCTGATCAACCAGGACGTGATCGACCTCTACGACCGCGTGTCGGAGAAGTCGCCGATCGTCGTTACCTCGGGCCTGCGCGTCACCGCCTGAGGCGGCTTTCCGCGTGGGCGGATATGTCTTGAAGGGCGGATAGCAAGCGCGGGTATGTGCGGGCGAGCCTTCTCAAGAAGGCCGCCGCCTCCGCATCGCGCCCGATCGTCAACGGGTATTGCAACGAACCGATCAACAGGGCTTGCTCGAAGGCAATTTCTGCCGCGTCGGCTCCGCCAATCCGCGCAAGGCATGTCGCTGCATCGGCAAGCCGCCTCGCACCCACCCGCACGGCGAAGTGGACCAGGTGCCCGCGCGCATCGTCGCTGCATCCAGCCTCGATCATGCCTGCCAGACGCTCGGCGGCCTCGCTATTGCCAACGGTGCCTTCCGGCACATGCCATGCGTGTTCCATCGACAGCCACCGTATCGCAGCGGGCAGCGAGGCCCGGATCACGTCATCTTCCCGAACCTCGCGCACGCGGCGAAAACGGGTCCGCATCGTATAGGACTCGCCATAGTCGATGGTATCCGCTCGCCACGCGATGAGAAAATCATCGAGCGGCAGGGATGCGAAAGGGTAGCCTTGCGGGTCGTGCATCCGCACCCATCCGTCGTCCACGGCAAGCACGACGACATAGTGGTCCGCTCCCATTGGACTATCCATGCCGGGCTGATGCCGCAGGTTGCCCATCTCCACGGGGCCGACCCAGACCGGGCCTTCGGCGAGCGCCGATCCGAGCCGGGCAAGCGCATCCTCCGTGCTGCCGCCCTTGGTGACGGTCGAGGTCCAGCCCATCGCGTCGAGAGCCGTATCGAAACCGGCTTCAGGGGTCCATCCATAGGGACCGAAGAACGGCAGGGCGCCGCCCAAAAGCTGCATGCCGAAAGGGCTGCTGGTGGCGAACTCGATGACTGCTGTCGACGGCGCATCCCTGCCAAGCATCATCGCGAAAGAATTCGCGTAGCAGTATGGCCCGGAGCCGATATAGGGAACATGCTTCATGAGATTGCCTCCGACATGAATGCGAGAGGCACGACAAGAGCGGCATTTTCTCAAAAATTGTCAACGGTCGTCGCGGGATTCCCGAAGCCGCAGCAAGAACGACTGCACGGCATCGGCACTCGCATACGGCCGCTATCTCTTCCGCAGGCTGCCCAGAATCCCGCGCACCAGCTCGCGGCCGAGGGTCGAGCCGACGGTGCGGACTATCGACTTGATCGCGGTCTCGGTGACGCTCTGGCGCTGGCGGCCGCTGCTGCGCGTCGGTGCGCGGCGCGGGGCTTGCCGGCTGCCGCCGCCGTCGAAGTCGGGGAGGGTCCAGCCGGAGCCGGAGTCCGAGCCGGCGCGCCGGTCGCCCTGCCGCCCGTTGCGCTGGCGCTCCTTGTCCTCCTGCGCGCGGCGGTCGTCGTCCTCCTTGGCCTTCGCCGCTTCCTCGGCCCGCTTCTGGAGGATCTCGTAGGCGGATTCACGGTCGACCGTCTCGTCATACTGGCCGGCGACGGGGCTGAGGCCCATCACCGTCTTGCGCTCCTCCGGCGTCACCGGGCCCATGCGCGCCGAGGGCGGGCGGATCAACGTGCGCTCGACCATCGAGGGAATGCCCTTCTCCTGCAAGGTCGAGACCAGCGCCTCGCCGGTGCCGAGCTGGGTGATGGCGGTGGCGCAGTCGAAGTCGGGGTTGGGACGGAAGGTGTCTGCCGCCGTCTTCACCGCCTTCTGCTCGCGCGGCGTATAGGCGCGCAGCGCGTGCTGGATGCGGTTGCCGAGCTGCGCGAGCACCGTTTCCGGCACGTCGAGCGGGTTCTGGGTGACGAAATAGACGCCGACGCCCTTGGAGCGGATCAGCCGCACCACCTGCTCGACGCGTTCGAGAAGCGCGCGCGGCGCCTCGTTGAACAGGAGATGCGCCTCGTCGAAGAAGAAGACGAGCTTCGGCTTGTCCGGGTCGCCGACCTCGGGCAATTCCTCGAACAGCTCGGACAGGAGCCACAAGAGGAAGGTGGCGTAGAGGCGCGGGCTGCTCATCAACTTGTCGGCGGCCAGCACGTTGATCGCCCCGCGCCCGTCGCGCGTCGTGCGCATCAGGTCGGCGATCTTGAGCGCCGGCTCGCCGAAGAAATTGTCGCCGCCCTGTTGCTCCAGCACGAGGAGCTGGCGCTGGATCGCGCCGACCGACTGGCGCGAGACGTTGCCGTAGCGCGCGCCGATCTCCTGCGCCCGCTCGGCCATGTTGGCCAGCATCGCCTGAAGGTCCTTCATGTCGAGAAGCAGCAGCCCTTCCTCGTCGGCGATGCGGAAGGCGATGTTGAGCACGCCTTCCTGCGCTTCCGACAGGTTCATCAGCCGCGACAGGAGCAGCGGGCCCATCTCCGACACGGTGGCGCGGATCGGGTGGCCCTGCTCGCCAAACAGGTCCCAGAAGATGACCGGGAACTCGGCGAACTCGTAAGGGTCGAGTCTGATGGTCTCGGCGCGCTTCAGGAGGAAATCCTTGGCCTCGCCCATCATCGAGATGCCGGCGAGATCACCCTTGATGTCGGCGCAGAACACCGGCACGCCGGCGCTGGAGAAGCCCTCGGCGAGGATCTGCAGCGTCACCGTCTTGCCGGTGCCGGTCGCGCCGGTGACGATGCCGTGGCGGTTGGCGAATTTCAGCAGCAGCTCTTCCGCCTTCTGGTAGCTGTCGTCCGGCTTGCGGCTCGCCCCGAGGAAAAGGGCGCTTTGCTGCTGATCCCACATCTGTCGTCTCCGATCCTGTCCGGATGCCGGTATAGCCAGCGCGCTTGCCTCTGCCAATGCGCGTCGCGCAAGGGAAGCCGTTGCCGAATGAACACACGAGGAATGAATCGGTCCGGCAGGGGCGCCAATCGGCCCATGCTGCATTGCAGGGCTGTTCTTGCGACCCTATCTTGCCGGGCGAGTGTTGCCCTGGATTCTTCTGCGTCCGGGCACGCACGGGAGAAGACATGGAAGCGGCGATCATCAGCACCGGCAGTTTCGCGCCGATCGGCCGTTCCCAGTGGCTCGAATCGTCGAGGACGGGCGCGCCGCTGTCGCCGTCCTATGCCGATCTCCAGTTCGAGAAGCTGCGCCAGAACGGCTCGGAAAGCGCGGTCGACGCGCATCCGGGCGCGGCATGGACGATCGTGCAGCGGGTCGACGACATCGACGCGCGCCGGGCGAACCACCAGGCGCAGGACGACGTCGCGCAGGGCGCGACGGGCCTCGCGATCATCTTCCAGGACGCGCCCAACGCCTTCGGCTACGGCCTGCCGGCGAAGCCCGAGGCGCTCGCCGCCGCGCTTCATCACATCCCGCTCGACCAGGTCTATCTGCGCATCGATGCCCATCCGGCGAGCCGCGCCTCCGTCGACTGGCTGATCGAGCTGATGCGTCGGCGCAAGATCGATCTCGAGCGCATCAGCCTGTCCTTCGGCATCGACCCGGCGGCGATCTTCGCCGGAACCGGCGCGCTGCGCATGTCGATCAAGGCGCTTCACGCCTCCATGCCGCAATCGCTCGCCCATTTCTTCGCCATGGGCATCCCGGCGGTGCTGCTCGAGGCCGACGGGCGCCTCGTCCACAATGCCGGCGGCACCGAGGCGCAGGAGCTCGGCGTCATGCTGGCCTCGGCCGTGTCTCACCTGCGCATGTTCCAGGAGGCGCGCCAGCCGCTAGTCTACGCCGCGCCGCATATCGGCTTCGCGCTCGCCGTCGACCAGAACCAGTTCCTGTCGGTCGCCAAGCTGCGAGCCCTGCGGCGCCTGTGGGCGAAGGTGCAGGAAATCTGCGCCATTCCGCCCATCCAGGCCAAGATCCACGCCGAGACGTCGTGGCGGATGCTGGGCGCGCGCGATCTCGACACCAACGTGCTGCGCACCGCGCTCGCCGCCTTCGCCGCCGCCGCCGGCGGCGCCGACACGATCAGCGTCCTGCCGCACACGCTGCCCTGCGGCCTGCCCGAGGAGCGGGCGCGGCGGGTGGCGCGCAACGCGCAGCTCGTGCTCGCCGACGAGACGCACCTGTCCTTCCTCGGCAGTCCTTCGGCCGTCTCGGAGGAGCTCGACATCCTCGCCGCTTCGCTGTGCGAGGCGGCGTGGGAG
The window above is part of the Aquamicrobium sp. genome. Proteins encoded here:
- a CDS encoding MucR family transcriptional regulator, with product MSNSETPTANQDILLELTADLVSAYVSNNPVPAAELPNLIAEVHAALGRVGSVPEQAPAEKQKPAVNPKRSVFDDYIICLEDGKKFKSLKRHLMTHYGLTPEQYREKWGLEPNYPMVAPNYAAARSALAKKTGLGRKR
- a CDS encoding S9 family peptidase, translated to MTRPASFPVLLPPRAEARPVTDVRHGIARTDEYGWLRADNWQQVFRDPSVLDPAIRSHLDAENAYQSELMADTAALREALFGEMKGRIKEDDSSVPMKDGPFAYGTSYRTGGQHPRFFRTPRDGGAETILIDGDAEAAGKAYFRLGGADHSSDHRLLLWSCDDKGSEFFTLKVRDAETGTDFKDEIADTGGSGEWDAANRGFFYTRLDENHRPSRIFHHRLGDDPATDRLIYEETDPGFFMDVAGTRLNDWIMIGINDHETSEYRLLPASDPQAEPVLVKAREEGVQYDLEAGGDVFFILTNSGGAKDFRIMTAPVSDPREENWRELVPHEPGRLILSILAFRDWLVRLERKDGLPRIVVRARAGGEEHVIAFDEEAYSLGLNGSYEYDTDVIRFSYSSMTTPAQVFDYDMRTRERTLLKTQEVPSGHDPEDYVTRRLMAKAEDGALVPISVLYRKDTPLDGSAPCLLYGYGAYGISIPAGFNTNCLSLADRGFVYAIAHIRGGKDKGYAWYEDGKREKKRNTFSDFIAAGRHLAAEGFTAHDRIVAQGGSAGGMLMGAVANMAPQDFAGIIAEVPFVDVLNTMLDASLPLTPPEWPEWGNPIESAEDYRTIAAYSPYDNVGRQAYPPILAVAGLTDPRVTYWEPAKWVARLRAMKTDDNPILFRINMDAGHAGASGRFSRLEEIAYSYAFALKVTGKA
- a CDS encoding c-type cytochrome, with the translated sequence MALLRKLAIAGVALAVVGGAGFWLMTQPDRLVAATLAALGPGDAARGEQVFWAAGCASCHAAPGATGEDRLRLVGGERFATAFGTFVAPNISQHERDGIGGWSAQDLANAMLRGVSPEGAHYYPAFPYTSYARMRIEDVGDLHAFMQTLPAVEGSAGANEIGFPFNVRRGIGLWKRLYLTPSPAVALDDPSPEVARGQYLVEGPGHCGECHTPRNAFGGLDTSRWLAGAASMEGRGTIDNITSGEGGLGDWSEDDIVVLLESGFTPDYDSVGGKMASVVRNMAELPASDREAIAAYLKAIPAHPDAY
- a CDS encoding cytochrome c, encoding MKLFALAAAALSITVAGAAADPLEQRQANMKERGQIMRILGPIAQGRADFDAAAVNEALAKLETNAEAAADVDALWPQGSDTGDTKAASAIWDDFDAYKAENEKYAQAVAAAVAAAPQDLAAFQAAFGPVGGSCGSCHEKYRNE
- a CDS encoding superoxide dismutase; the protein is MAFELPELPYDYEALQPFMSKETLEYHHDKHHKAYVDNGNKLAAEAGMEGKSVEEVVKASFGKNQGLFNNAAQHYNHIHFWKWMKKGGGGKSLPGKLQKAVDSDLGGYDKFRADFINAGTTQFGSGWAWVSVKDGKLEISKTPNGENPLVHGGDPILGVDVWEHSYYIDYRNARPKYLEAFVDSLINWDYVLERYEAATR
- a CDS encoding branched-chain amino acid aminotransferase, with the protein product MSRPSPAWSRTWTFIDGDWHEGNPAILGPRSHAMWLGSSVFDGARWFEGIAPDLDLHCQRVNASATALGLKPTMAAEEIEALTWEGLRKFDRDTAVYIRPMYWAEDGGYMGVPADPETTRFCLCLYESPMLPPSGFSLTVSPFRRPTVETMPTNAKAGCLYPNNGRAIMEAKARGYDNALVRDMLGNVAETASSNVFMVKDGHVFTPVANGAFLAGITRARTMSLLGAAGYRVSEKALSVADFMNADEIFSTGNHSKVVPVIRMENRDLQPGPVAKKARELYWEWAHSTPVR
- a CDS encoding haloacid dehalogenase type II; protein product: MAYSAYVFDAYGTLFDVHAAVRRHAGAVGPDGQLLSEIWRAKQLEYSWTRTLMGSYRDFWQLTEEALDYAFRKVPTADPAQRQNLLDAYWQLDCYPEVPAVLKALKAAGGRIAILSNGSPAMLESAVRSAALDLVVDEIFSVDAVRRFKTDPQVYDLVTTAWRLYPQAVSFQSSNRWDIAGAQKFGFRTVWINRSSQPDEYRDHEPELILPSLEGMLSAM